The following proteins come from a genomic window of Galactobacillus timonensis:
- a CDS encoding ABC transporter ATP-binding protein, which yields MNVEGRDICFSYDHSHPVLENVSFRVDDGRIMAVLGPNGAGKTTLLKCVLGLLKPDSGSVLIDGVSRLSMHGSAFWRLCAYVPQARTLTFSYSVEEMVLLGRGPYLHFFEMPTDHDRAIAEKAMAAAGVKDLRERSCDEISGGERQLVLIARALAAEPKILVLDEPETGLDLANQLRIMNLLDTLSHQKGLTILLNTHSADHAFAIADDTLLLTHTRPIFGRTEEVLNEETMQEAFGVRVHLHKETIDGKEYVSMVPVSLAEKKPDQSGSRKE from the coding sequence ATGAATGTTGAAGGAAGAGACATCTGTTTTTCCTACGATCATTCCCACCCCGTGCTTGAGAATGTATCGTTTCGGGTTGATGATGGCAGGATCATGGCTGTACTTGGCCCCAATGGTGCCGGCAAGACGACGCTGCTCAAATGTGTCCTTGGCCTTTTGAAGCCGGACAGCGGCAGTGTGCTGATCGATGGCGTCTCACGTCTCTCGATGCATGGCTCCGCTTTCTGGCGCCTGTGTGCCTATGTTCCGCAGGCACGTACGTTGACCTTCAGCTATTCCGTTGAAGAAATGGTACTGCTGGGACGGGGACCGTATCTTCACTTCTTTGAGATGCCGACGGATCATGATCGGGCCATTGCCGAAAAAGCCATGGCCGCTGCCGGAGTGAAAGATCTTCGTGAGCGTTCCTGTGATGAGATCAGCGGCGGCGAGCGGCAGCTTGTACTGATTGCCCGAGCCCTGGCGGCGGAGCCGAAGATCCTGGTTCTTGATGAGCCGGAGACGGGACTCGATCTTGCCAATCAGCTGCGCATCATGAATCTGCTCGATACATTGAGTCATCAGAAGGGACTGACGATTCTTCTGAATACACACTCCGCGGATCACGCCTTTGCGATTGCCGATGACACGCTTCTGTTGACCCACACGCGGCCGATCTTCGGCAGGACGGAAGAGGTGCTGAATGAAGAGACGATGCAGGAGGCATTCGGCGTCCGTGTCCACCTGCACAAGGAAACAATCGACGGAAAGGAATACGTATCCATGGTTCCGGTGTCACTGGCAGAGAAGAAGCCGGATCAATCAGGATCGAGGAAAGAATAA
- the hydF gene encoding [FeFe] hydrogenase H-cluster maturation GTPase HydF, with protein sequence MNGTVSSPAGERLHIGFFGKMNSGKSSLINAFVHQQVSIVSDTPGTTTDAVHKAMEIHGIGAVTLLDTAGIDDSGVLGKQRVQASIKAAEECDIAIVLFSGQDDDYSLESQWCERLLAKGTSVIGVISKADLVSSQQLAKKCSFVSSLGIPCVTVSSLTKNGISSLREALVRAAGDLNAPRSITGSLVQAGDVVMLVMPQDPQAPKGRLIQPEAQTIRSLLEKHCIIVSCALEELDSSIASLKNPPALIITDSQAYRYVYDHLPAGTRLTSFSVLFAAYKGDISYYVESAKAIDDLPADGHVLIAEICSHVPMQEDIGRIQIPRLIRKRRGEGIRVDICSGADFPQDLSSYDLIIQCGGCMFNRAHILSRIARAKQAGVPMTNYGIAIAYMNGILDHVVYPLDTDPVIR encoded by the coding sequence ATGAATGGAACAGTATCATCACCCGCAGGCGAACGTCTGCATATCGGTTTTTTCGGAAAGATGAACAGCGGCAAATCATCTTTGATCAATGCCTTCGTTCATCAGCAGGTATCAATTGTTTCAGATACACCCGGCACCACCACCGATGCGGTGCATAAGGCGATGGAAATCCATGGCATCGGCGCCGTCACGCTTCTTGATACGGCCGGCATCGATGACTCCGGCGTACTGGGGAAACAGCGTGTACAGGCAAGCATCAAAGCTGCGGAGGAATGCGATATCGCCATCGTTCTGTTTTCCGGGCAGGATGATGATTATTCCCTTGAATCGCAATGGTGCGAGCGTCTGCTTGCCAAAGGAACTTCAGTCATCGGCGTCATCAGTAAGGCTGATCTTGTTTCTTCCCAGCAACTTGCGAAAAAGTGCAGCTTCGTATCTTCGCTCGGTATCCCGTGCGTAACGGTCAGCTCGCTGACAAAAAACGGTATCAGCAGTCTGCGGGAGGCTCTGGTCAGGGCGGCCGGGGATCTGAATGCGCCGCGTTCCATTACCGGCAGTCTTGTGCAGGCCGGGGATGTTGTTATGCTGGTGATGCCCCAGGATCCTCAGGCACCCAAAGGCCGTCTCATTCAGCCGGAAGCCCAGACGATCCGCAGCCTGCTGGAGAAGCACTGCATCATTGTCAGCTGTGCGTTGGAGGAACTTGATTCTTCAATTGCCTCTTTGAAGAATCCGCCGGCCCTGATCATTACCGATTCGCAAGCCTACCGCTATGTCTATGATCATCTGCCGGCAGGGACGCGGCTGACTTCGTTCTCCGTATTATTTGCGGCGTATAAGGGCGATATTTCCTACTACGTGGAAAGCGCGAAGGCAATTGATGATCTGCCTGCGGACGGGCATGTGCTGATTGCCGAAATCTGTTCCCATGTACCGATGCAGGAGGATATCGGACGCATCCAGATTCCCCGCCTGATAAGGAAACGGAGAGGGGAGGGGATCCGGGTCGATATATGCTCGGGAGCGGATTTTCCCCAGGATCTTTCTTCCTATGATCTCATCATTCAGTGCGGCGGCTGTATGTTCAACCGTGCCCATATTCTTTCGCGTATTGCGCGGGCGAAGCAGGCCGGTGTTCCGATGACGAACTACGGCATCGCGATTGCCTATATGAACGGAATTCTGGATCATGTGGTGTATCCGCTGGATACAGATCCTGTCATTCGATGA